One window of the Aptenodytes patagonicus chromosome 5, bAptPat1.pri.cur, whole genome shotgun sequence genome contains the following:
- the LOC143160502 gene encoding uncharacterized protein LOC143160502, which yields MIICNISAIKDWSTFLSQILPSVNKTLNLVQQVEATTSSVVSVLQDPEQDNYLSNSQSMNSSNFTAGLDHLFQYSYSDNDQLYKEYKPPPRDAIPLPKAVLYLLMAALVVVAVAYAIVGHLIKDLIHDFIDWIFGPSPDDNSNKSDVNCISNSVNEMSEMPEVLQHQDHQPQDVVIAIGETCHLPQQT from the exons ATGATTATTTGTAACATCAGTGCCATTAAAGATTGGAGCACTTTCCTCTCCCAGATCCTCCCCAGTGTTAACAAGACTCTGAACTTGGTACAGCAAGTGGAAGCCACCACCAGCTCGGTGGTAAGTGTCCTCCAGGATCCCGAACAGGACAACTACCTGTCCAACAGCCAGTCCATGAACTCCAGCAACTTCACAGCTGGCCTGGACCACTTGTTCCAGTACTCGTACTCGGACAATGACCAGCTTTACAAGGAGTACAAACCCCCTCCTCGAGACGCCATTCCTCTGCCCAAGGCTGTCCTCTACCTTCTCATGGCAGCCCTGGTGGTGGTAGCAGTGGCGTACGCCATCGTCGGGCATCTCATCAAGGACCTCATTCACGACTTTATAG ACTGGATCTTCGGCCCCAGCCCAGATGACAACAGCAACAAGAGTGATGTCAACTGCATCAGCAACAGCGTCAACGAGATGAGCGAGATGCCCGAGGTGCTGCAGCACCAGGACCACCAGCCCCAGGACGTGGTCATTGCCATCGGGGAGACCTGCCACCTGCCACAGCAGACGTGA